GTGAGCCACGAGCCCTTACGCTTGACCACGTTGGCGTCGATGGCCATATCGACGATGGACATGGTGAGGGGGATGCCCTTGCCGTAGATCAGCGAGCAGTGGGCGCTGCGGAACGGCGGCGCCTGCTTGTTCTTGACCACCTTGATGTAGAGTTCGTGGCCGATCACGTCGTCGCCCTTGGAGATCTGCTTGCCGCGGCGCACTTCGATGCGTACCGAAGTGTAGAACTTGAGGGCGCGGCCGCCCGTCGTCGTCTCCGTAGGGCCTTTGGAGTAGCCCGTGGGGATCGTGGCGCGCAGCTGGTTGATGAACACGACGACGCAGTTGCTGCGGGCGATCGAGGCGGTGAGCCGGCGCAGTCCGTAGGACATCAGGCGCGCCTGCAGGCCCACCTGGCTCTCGCCGATCGTGCCGTCGATCTCCGCCTGCGGCGTCAGCGCCGCCACCGAGTCGACGACGACGATATCCACGGCGCCGCTGCGCACGAGCGTCTCGAGGATGAAAAGCGCCTGTTCGCCGCTGTCAGGCTGCGACAGGTAGAGCGATTCGATCTGCACGCCCAGCGCCGCCGCGAGGCGCGGGTCGAGCGCGTGTTCGGCGTCGATGAAGGCCGCTACGCCGCCGGCCTTCTGCGCTTCGGCGATGGCGTGCAGCGCCAGCGTGGTCTTGCCGCTGCCCTCCGGTCCGAAGATCTCGACGATGCGGCCGCGGGGAAGGCCGCCGATGCCGAGCGCCACGTCCAGCGGCAGGATGCCCGTGGGGATCACTTCCACGTTCGCCGTGTTGCGCTCGCCGAGGCGCATGATCGAACCGTCGCCGAACTTGCTGCGGATGTCGTCGAGCGCCTGCTCGAGAATGTCCTCGCGCGTCAGTTTTTTGCCCTTTTTTGTTTCAGCCAAGGGAAACTCCTCCAGTCTCTGTGGTTTTGTCGAAATCTATGCTCCGTCCGCCGCCGTTCCCAAACGGCAGACCGTCAACGGTTCGTAGCGCGGCCCCGCGGACGTCAGGCGGCTGCGCATGAAGATCGCGCGATCGGCCGTCCAACCGCGCCCGGCAAGCTTCCATGGACGCAGAGCGTCCAGCGCCGCCGGGTCGAACCTGCGCGAAGCGTCCATACGGGCCAGCGTCAGATGGGGCGAAAACTTTCTGCCGTCGGGCGGCAGCCCGGCTTCGCGGCAGGCGCCTTCGATCAGAGCGTTCAGCCGTTCGAGCGTTGCCGTGTCGCCGCCCAGCCCGGCCCAAAGCACGCGCGGCGGCCGGCCGAAGGTGCCCGTTTCCCGCAAAGTCAGCGTCGGCGGTGCGGCCCGACGTTCCGACAGCAGATCTTTCACGCACTCGCCAAGAGCCCGTGCCGCGGCTTGCGGAATTTCGCCGCAGAAACGCAGCGTCACGTGCAGACCGGCCTCCGCCGCCCAGCGGACGCCCGAAACTGCGGCGCGATTTGCGGCGATCCAGGCAGCGATCTCTTTTTTCAGCTCGGGCGCGAGCGGCAGGCAAAAGAAGCAGCGCACGCGCTCCATCACTCCGCCTCCGTCAGCGCCTCGATCAGCATCGAGAGGGCGTGAACCGCCGTCTGCGCGCGCACCGCGGCGCGGCCGCCGGCGAAATGGCGCACGTGGGCTTCGACTCCGCCGGGGCCATACAGGCCGAACCACACGGTGCCGATGGGCTTTTCCGCGCTGCCGCCGTCGGGGCCGGCCACTCCGGTCACGGACACGGTCCAGTCGGCGCCGAGCGCTTTCGCCGCGCCCCGCGCCATGAAACGCGCGCACTCGCCGCTCACCGCCCCGGCCGTGCTCAGGATCTCCTCCGGCACGCCCAGCAGCTTCGTTTTCACCGCGTTGGCGTAACTGACGACGCCACCGAGAAAGTACTCGCTGCTGCCCGGCACCGCTGTGATCGCGCCGGCGATCAGGCCGCCCGTGCAGGATTCCGCCGTGCCGACGGTGACGCGCCGCGCCAGCGCCAGTTCTTTGAGTTTCAGCGCCAGCGCCGCGATGTTTTCTTCCTGCGTCATGACGGACCTCCTTCGAAAATCGCCGCGTTTCCTAAAAAGGCCACCAGCCCTCGATGAAAACCTTTCTCAAGCCCCGCAGTACCAGATTGGCCAAAAGGCCGCCGGCCACGTCGTCGAGCATGATTCCCAAACCGCCGGGAGCCTTCTCGCAGGCGTTGACCGGCCACGGCTTGAGGATGTCGAAGAAGCGGAACAGCAGGAAGCTGGGGATGAGAAAATTCACCGCGCCGCCGCCCTGCCCAACCACGGCCGCATGCCCGATCGTGGCGATCAGCTGGCCGACCACCTCGTCGATGATCACTTCGCCGGGGTCGGCTCGGCCGCAGGCCTTTTCATATGCCCCTGCCGCCCAGACGCCTAATGCTGCCAGCGCGGCGATCGCCGCCAGACGGACCGGCTCGGGCAGAAACACCGCCAACACGCAGGCCGCGACGCTTCCCGCCGTGCCCGGCGCTTTCTTGACGATTTTCCCCAACCCGCCGACGGTGGCGATCAGCCCCGCCGGCGTCACCACAGGATCGTTATTCATGGATCGCCACTCCCGACAAATCATATTCCGACGAAGCGGTGATCTTCACCGCGATCACGTCGCCCGGCCGGGCGCGCTCCGCTCCCGTCACCGTGACGACGCCGTCGATCTCGGGCGCGTCGCGGAAGGAGCGGCCGACGCGCTCGCCCGTCTCCTCGTCGACCTCGTCGATCAGCACGTTCAGCTCATGCCCGACGAAATGCGCCTGCCGCGTCAGCGAGACCTGCTGCTGCAGTTCCATCAGTTCGTTGTAGCGCGCCGTCTTCTCCGCCTCGGGGATCTGGTCGGGAAACGCCGCCGCCGGCGTGCCGTCCTCGGGCGAATAGACGAACGCGCCAAGGCGGTCGAAGCCGATCTCCTCGACGAAGTCGAGCAGCTTGTCGAACTGCGCCCGCGTCTCGCCGGGGAATCCCACCATCAGCGTGGTGCGGAAGGCGAAATCGGGATCGATCTCGCGCCCGCGCCGGAACAGCTCGCGGATGTGGCGCTCCACCGGCGGGCGGTTCATGCGCCGCAGCACGCCGTCGTCGACGTGCTGGATGGGGATGTCGAGCCACGGCAAAATCACGGGGCTGGCGGCGACGCGTTCGAGAAAGGCCGTGTCGACCAGAGAGGGATGCAGATAGAACAGACGCAGCCAGACGCCGCGCGGCAGCTCCTTCTCCAGCTCGTCGAGCAGGAACGGCAGCGAGGGACGGCCGAACAGGTCGGCGCCGTAGATGCTCAGCTCCTGGCCGACGAGGCACAGCTCCTTCGCGCCTTCATCGACGAGGCGGCGCGCTTCGCCGACGATCTGCGCTACCGGCACGCTGCGCAGGCGGCCGCGGATGCCGGGGATGGCGCAGTAGGAACAATGGCTGTTGCAGCCTTCGCTGATTTTCAGATAGCGCGTCCAGGGCGTGCCCGACAGATCGGCGCGCAGGCAGCCGGACGCCGCCGCGGCCGGAACGTCGCGCCCCATCTCGCGGAGCAGCGCGCCCCAGTCCTCGGACTTCGCCCAGAAGTCGACCGTCGGGAACTCGGCCTTGAGTTCGTCGCCGTAACGGTTCAGCATGCAGCCGACGACGGCGATCCGGCTGACGACGCCCTCTTTTTTCAGCCGTTCCAGATCGAGGATGACCTGAATGCCCTCTTCCACGGCCGCCTGCAGAAAGCCGCAGGTGTTGACGAGCGCGACGTCGGCTTCCTCGGCGCGGCTGACGAGGCGGAATCCCGCCGCCTCGAGAACGCCGCCGAGGTGTTCGCTGTCGACGGCGTTCTTCGGGCAGCCGAGGCTGACGATGTAGAGGTTCTTCACAGGGTTATCTTCTCACTTTCAGGCTCGAGCCGTCGGGACGGTATTCGAGGCGCTGCACGCCGCCGCCGGGAGAACTGAAATCCGTCCCGTTCGTGGAGACCTGCACGTTCTGTCCGGCGCCGAAACGGACGGACAGCGTCCTGTCCAGCGGGAAGGTCTGTTCAAAACCTTCGCGCACCGTGGTCACAAGCAGGTCTTTGTCTCCCTCTCTGACGCGCAGCCAGCAGTCGCCGCTGGCGCGGATCGTCAGCGCGGCCTTGGCGGCGGCTTCGCCCGTTTTCTCCGGCATGACGGCCGGTTTCTCCGCAGGGACGAGGGGAGGCTCGGCGTCCGGCTCCGCGCCGGCGTTTTCTGCCTGTCGGCGAGCCTGCATTTCGCGTTGCACCGCCGCTTCTTCGGCTTTCCGCATTTCGTCGTGGCGCGCCTGTTCCGCTTCGCGGCTCTTCATCTCGTCATAGGCCTGTTCCCGCTGCAGCTTGGAAACTTCGCCGCGGAGGCGGTCCCAGTTGAACCACAGTCCGCCAAGCGCTCCTACGATGAGCAGAACCAACAGAATCACGCCGTTGCGGCGCGTCGAGCTGTGCCGGAAGCCGCGGGCCGGCAGCCCCATGTTCGCGGCGCCGGCCCGCACCGAGGAAGGCGGCATCATGGAATGCCGTCTCCCCGCGCTTTCTGACCGGTCGGCGGATTCCGACGCGCCCTGGGCCGGCCCGAAAGTGTCGATCGTCAACTGCTGGCGGTATTCGTTCCACAGCTCGGGAGCGCCGAGCAGCGTCGTGCAGGTGCGCACGAAACCGCGGGCGTACACCAGCGCTTTGAAGCGGGCGAAATTCCCCGCCTCGATGTCCTCGAGAAAGTTCTTCCGGATGCAGGTCGCCGCCGAGATGTCGTCGAGCGTCAGATTTTTGCTTTCGCGCAGGCGCTGCAGCTCGGCTCCCAGTTCCTGAAGCGAACGGGGTTCATCCTTCCTGCGCTCGCTCGTAGGGGTGTTCGCGTCTTTCATCGTGGTTCCTCCTTAAAAATACATGAAACACCGCTCGCGCACGCGGGCGCTTCCGCTATTCTCCATCCGCCAACGCACGCATTTTCGCGACGGTCGCCGCCGGGTCGGGCGTGCCGAAAACGGCGCTGCCCATCACGGCCACGTCGACGCCGCAGCGGCGCACCTGCGCGACGTTGGGCGCGCCGACGCCGCCGTCCATCTCGATCAGGAACTTCAGGCCGCGGGCTTCGCGCAGCTGACACAGCGTCACGGCCTTCTCCGTCACCTCGGGGATGAAGGACTGGCCGCCGAAACCGGGATCGACCGACATCAGCAGCACCACGTCGGCGATGTTCAGCACGGGCTTGATCAGTTCCACGGGCGTGGCGGGATTGAGCGCCACGCCGGAACGGACGCCGGCGGCGCGGATCTTCGAAAGGGCTCGGTGCAGGTGGCGGCACGCTTCCTGATGAACGACAAGGTAATCGGGGCGGGATTCGAGGAACATGTCGAGAAAATCCTCGCCGGGCTCGACCATCAGGTGAACGTCGATGACGGCGTCGGGATAGCGGCGGCGCAGCGCCTTGACGATCGCCGGACCGTAGGAGAGGTTGGGGACGAAATGACCGTCCATGACGTCCACGTGCAGCCAGTCGAAATCGCCTTTCAACGCGTCGACGGAGGCGCCGACCGCCAGAGGATCGGCGGAAAGGATCGAGGGCGCGATCAGAAACGGTTTCAATTGTAACGATCCTGCCATACGAAATTGCCTCCCAGATAGATGGTGACGACGGCTTCGCCCACGTAGGGGGCGTTGATCTTGATGTACTCGCCGGCCTTGGCCTTGCGGTTCACGAGCGTGTGCTCGCCTTCTTTGTCGATCAGCTCGATGACCAGCGTCTGATTGCTCACGGGCGGCGCCTGATAACGGATCGAAGCGACTTTTTTCTTCGTTTCGGCAGGCGGCTGCTTCTTGTCGTCCGGCGACGTCTGCGCGGCGCCGTCGCCCTGCCGGTTCTGAACGGCTGCCGTGTCTGGATCGATGCCGGGCTCTACGACGATCACTTTCGCGCCGCCGCCGCTCTTTTCACCGCCGTCCTGCTGCGGCGCCAGTTTGCGGTCCCAGCTGGCGACGCGCAGATGAACGTCGGCGCCGCGGGCCACGCGCTGGCCGGCAGCGGGATTCATGGAGACGACCATGCCCTGCGGCGAGCTGTTGCTGTAAACGTACTCCACGCGGGGACGCAGCGAGCTTTCGCGCGCCAGAGCCTCGGCCGTCTTCTCGTCGCGCTGGACGAGATCGGGAACGATCACCATGCCGGAAGCGGCGGCCGGCCCGAGGCTGATCAGCAGGCCGACTTCGCGGCTCTGGGAAATGGAGACGGGCGCCGCGGGATTTTGGGCGATGACGACGCCGGCGGGACGCTCGTGATTGATCTTCTGCACTTCGCCGAGGACGAAACCCGCCTCTTCGAGACGCGCCACGGCCTGTTTCTCCGTCAGACCGCGCAGATCGGGCAGCGGGAGCTTTTCGGAACCGCGGCTGACTTTGAGGATCGCCACTTTGTCGGCGCGGAGCTTGACGCCCATCTCCGGCCACTGGCCGATGACGGTGCCGCGGGGAAGCGCCGAGTCCTCTTCCTCGACGCGGGCTTTGATGCCCATGCGCTCCAGCGTCTGTACGGCCTCGATGACCGAACTGCCTTTCAGCAGCGGGATCGAACGGGCGGGATTGGAGAAGAAGACTTTATAACTGATAAAGGCCGCGCTGCCGATGATGCACAGCAGCACCACCAACAATGCCGCTCGAAAGGTTCTGCCCATGATGTTTGCCTCCGATAGAAAAAATTTATTTCGAGAACGCGGCGAGATAAAAGCCGTCGGTCCAAGGATTTTCCGGCGTCAGCACGCGGCCTCTCCCGCGATCGATCCCCCCGAAATCCGCGGAAAGGGGGCGTTCGGAGATTTCCGGGAAGGCGCGCAGCGCTTTCTCCACCACTTCTTCATTTTCCGCAGCGAGAAGGCTACACGTGGAATATACCACTTTACCGCCCTTTTTGACCAGCGAAAAAGCGCGGCACAGCAACCGATATTGGAGCTCCGCCAGTTCCGTCAGACTTTCCGGCGAGAGCCGCCATTTGCCTTCGGGGTGGCGGCGCCAGGTGCCGCTGCCGGAACAGGGCGCGTCGACGAGGATCGCGTCGGGGGCGGCCAGCGGCTCCAGCTCGAGGGCGCTTCCCGTCCGCATGACGACGCGGCCGCTCAGTTTCAGGCGTTCCATCTCGCGGACGCCGGCGGCGACGCGGCCTTTGGAGAGATCCCAGCCTTCGACGGCGATGTCGGGGCGGAGCTGGGCGATCTGGCCGGTCTTGACGCCGCGGCCGGCGCACATGTCGAGCAGGCGCGTTCCCTCGAAATCGGCGGCTTCCGTGCCGACGAGGATCGAGGACTCGCTTTGAGGGGTGAACCAGCCTTCTCCGTACCCCGGCAGCGCGCTGGGCAGCGCGGTGTCCGCCAGACGCAGCCCCTCGGGCAGCGGCGATTCCGCCACGATCTGTCCCGCTTCTTCAAGCCGTTGGGGCAGATCCCGCGGCGCACCCGGCGACAGACGCAGCGACAGCGAGCTGCCGCCGGCGTTCTGTTCGACGAGCCGGCGCCCTTCGTCCGCGCCGTAGTCGCGGCGCCAGCGTTCGCCCACCCAGAGCGGCACGCCGCTGAGCAGGCACAGCGAATCCAGACGGCCGTCGTTCCGCAGGCGCGCCAGCTCCGCCGGGCCTTCCTCCAGCACGCGGCGCAGCACGGCGTTCACCACGCGGGCGCCGCGCGGATCGCGCGCCTTCGTCCACTCGATCAGCGACGAGATCAGCACGGCGGGCGCGAACTTTTCCAGCTCCGTCAGCCCGGCCGCGCCCGTCAAGACCGCCGCCCGCACCGGCTTGGAAAACTTTTCCGGACGCGGCAGCAGGAATCTTTCGCGCAGATGTTCCCACAGCGAAAGCCGTCGCACGAGCGCATACGCCAGCGACGCCGCCAACGTGCGGTCCGGCGGCGAAACGCGGTCGCCCAGCGCCCGCAGCGACTCGCTGACGATGCCGCCTTTGCTCACTTGGCGCCAAAGGTACATGGCCGCTTCCACTCCGCGCATGGGCGCCGACGTCCTTTCCGCCGCTGGGGGCTTAATCTTCGACAATTTCGGCCTCGATGACATTTTCCGCCGCTGTGGACACCTCCACGCCGCGTTCGACGCTGCTGAAACGTCCGCCCAGCGCCGTTGCCGTGAGCACGCGGAACGCGGCGCCCTGCACCTGCAGCCCCGTCACGTCGCTGCCGCTCAGCGCGATCCCCTGCGCAAATGGAGCGACGTAAGGGGCGACGAACCACGACAGGACGACAGCCGCGACCACGCTGACCGCGTTCGCGCTCCCCGCGGCCGCCAGCAGAACGACCAGGGACAGGGCCGACAGCCCCATGGCGATGACGCGGAACAGCGGGCTTTCCGGAAGGATCCGCAGCGATTTCTCGCCGTTTTTCAGACGCGCCAGCGCCTGTACCGAAGCCTCGTAGACGGCGTTTTCGTCGTCGATGCCGTCGATGAAAAATCCCGCCGCCGAAGCGCTGCCGGTCAGTCCCGGCCAGCCGTTCCGGCGGAGCACGTTACAGGCTGCGTGGCAGAGCGTCAGATTGGCGCGTACGCGGGCGTCGAACAACATGTCCCAGATCTGCCGCGGCGCTTTCGTCAGCCCGCGCGCCGACGCGCCGGCAAGAAAGATCCCGCCGCAGAACACGATCATCATCAAAAAAAGCGGCATCAGCAGGATCCAGCCTCCGGAAAACAGAAACAGGAACAACAACATCAGCCATAAGGGATTAAATCTCATCGTCATCCTCCCGAAGGCAGACAGTCAAAAAACGGGTGGCCTCCCCTTTCTCGGGACCACCCGATTTTTCGACCATCGTCAGTCGCGGCTGCGCGAGTTGCGAAGCGCCAGGAGACGCACGAGCTGGAGCGCTGCCATCAGTGTGGCCGACACATACGTCATGGCCGCGGCGTTGAGGACTTTGCGCGCGCCGCCGACTTCGTCCCGAGTCATCATGCCGTTCGTGGAAAGCACCTTGAGCGCCCGGTTGGAGGCGTCGAATTCCACGGGCAGCGTGATCAGATGAAACGCCAGCACGCCGACGAACAGCAGGATGCCGATGTTCATCAGCATGTTCGAAGCGCTCAGCAGACCGATGAAGAACAACGGCATGGCCGCGCTCGACGACAGCGACAGCAGCGGCACCACGGCGTTGCGGATCTGCAGCGGCGCGTAGCCCGTGGCGTGCTGCACGGCGTGCCCCACTTCGTGAGCGGCGACGCCGATCGCGGCGATGGACGTGCTGTCGTAAACGGGCTCCGAAAGGGACAGGCTGCGGTCGCGCGGATCGTAGTGGTCGGTCAGCTGTCCGCCCACCTGCCGGATGGGCACGCCCGACAGACCGTAGCTGTCGAGAATCTGCCGCGCCGCTTCGCGGGCCGTCAGGCCGCTGCGCGAATGGACCCGCGAGTAAGTGGCGAAGGCGTTTTTCACGCGCGCCTGCGCCCACATCGCCAACAGGATCGCGGGAAACAGAATGATCATGGTCCAGTCAAGACCCAGCATAGGCATCATTTTCAAAGACCTCCCGTGTTTTAGGTTAGCCCTATTGAATCATGAACAGACGATTTGGTCAATATTGGTAAAAACTACGATTTTACCGCCTGTCTACTTGTAGAATTTCGCGATCGCGTCGGCCACCCGCTGCTGCTCCTCCATGGTCAGCCCGGGGAAAACCGGCAGCGCCAGACACTCTTCGGCGAGCTTTTCGCTCTCGGGATAATCGCCCCGTGTGCCGCCGAGGAATGCGAAGCACTTCTGCAGATGCAGCGGCAGCGGGTAATAAACTCTCGAAGCGATCCCTTCGGCGCCGAGGAAGTCCATCAGCTCGTCGCGCTTTCGGGCGCGGACCACGTACTGATGATAGGTGTGGTAGTTGCCGGGAAGTTCGTAAGGCGCCGTCATGAATTCGCCCAGTTCTCGCTCGGCGAACAGCATCCGGTAGCGGTCGGCGATGCGGCGGCGCTCCTCGAGGCACTCGTCGAGATGGCGCAGGTGCACGCGCAGGATCGCGGCCTGCAGCGCGTCGAGACGGCTGTTGAGCCCCACTTCGTCGTGGAAGTAGGTGGTCCCGGCGCCGTGTACGCGCAGACGGCTCAAACGTTCCGCCCGGGCGTCGTCGTTCGTGGTCACCATGCCGCCGTCGCCGTAAGCGCCGAGGTTCTTGGTGGGGAAAAACGAAAAGGCGCCCAGATCCCCCAGCCGCCGCAGCGGACGATTTTGCCGTCCGCCTTGCGCCACGTGCCAAAAGCCTGGGCGCAGTCTTCGACGATATGGATGCCGCGGCGTTTCAGCTCGGGCGCGATCTTCTCCATCTCCACCATCTGGCCGAACAGGTGCACGGGCATGAAAACCTTCGTGCGCGGCGTGATCTTTTCCAGCACCTTGGCGGGATCGAGGTTGTAGCTTTTCGGGTCGATGTCGGCAAAAACCGGCATAGCGCCGAGGCGCGTGATCGCGCTCACCGTCGCGAAGAACGTGAACGGCGTGGTGATCACCTCGTCGCCGGGCCCCACGTCGAGCGCCATCAGATCGAGCAGCAGCGCGTCGGAACCGGAAGCGCAGCCGACGGCGTGTTTGACTTCGAGATAATTGGCCGCCTCCGTCTCGAAGCTTTTCACTTCGGGGCCGAGCACGAAATATTGGTTCTCCACCACGCCGCGGATCGCTTCGTCGATTTCTTCCTTGATCTGCGCGTAATGCCTCTTCAAATCGAGCGTCGGAAGGGTTCTCTTTTCCATGGATGCATCTCCTCTGAGCTGGGACGGCGGCGTGAAAGGAGGCCGCCTGGATTATTCGTTCAAAAACGGGCCTTATCGATAAAATATTATCCCTCGGCGGCTCCGTTTTCTCTCAGGTCAGTTTATTGTATCACGAGCCGCAGCATCGTGACACAGAGAGTGAAGAAACTGGTACAATACGTAGCAGGAAGTTCTTTCTATAATTCAGACAAAGGAGCCTTTTCCCATGAGATTGATCGTCACGTTTCTTTCCGTCGGCACACTGATCGCTTACGGTTACGCGCTGGCCGGCCTGGGCGGCTATCTGATCGGCAAAGGGCACCTGAGCTACATCGTCTGGGGACTGCTGCTCGGCACGCTCAGCGCCGTCGCCGCGCTCTTCCTGTGGCGCAAACACGCCCGCGAATTCTACGTCGACGACTGATCCGGCGGGCAGGGCATGATTTCATGAAAAAAGCCGATGATCAAGCGATCACCGGCTTTTTTATCTTTGAAGATTTTGTGTTCCGCAGGCGGATTACTCCACCGCGATCTCGGCGCTGGATTCCCAGAGGCCGTGGATGTTGCAGTAGGAAACGGCGATGAGCGTGCCGCTCTCCTTGAGTTTGACGTGCAGGCATCCCTGAGGCGCCGTGGCGTTGTCGCCGTGGACGTCGAAGGTCAGCTCGCCGAGTTCGACCGCGAACTTGCTGGACGCGCCCTTGAAGTAGAGCTTGATCCAGGCGATGTAATGCTCCATCGTGTTGGGATGGGCGATCTCCTTGCCCACCGAAAGCATCACGTGGGCCGTCTCCCCCGCCTTGACGGACGCCGGCGCTTCGATCACGGGAACGTGCTTTTCGCCTTTCCAGTCGCCGCTTTGAATCAATTCACCAATTTTCATCGTATTACCCCCATGGATAGATTTGGTTCTTGTACTCCGACCAATTATATCATGTATCTCCCGGAAGGGCAAAAATTATCGCCCGCTCCGCTCAAAGAACGTATAAAATCCCCCGCGCCTCCGGCAGATGTCGTTCGCCCGACTCCCTTCGCCGCAGAAAAGCGAGCGTCAGGCGTGCAGCGCCCTGATCTGTTCCCACAGTTCCCGTTCGCGGGAAGAGACGTTCTGCGGCACGCTGATCCCGATCACGGCGTAAAGGTCGCCGCGCAGGCTGCCGCCGCGCATGGGCAGTCCCTTGCCGTGCAGCCGCAGGCGGGTTCCCGACTGGGAGCCGGCGGGAACTTTCACTTTCAGCGCGCCTTCGGGAGACGGCACGCTTACGGTCCCGCCGAGCACGGCGTCCCACGGCGCCACGGTCACGGCGGTGACGAGGTCGTAGCCGCTGATCTCGAAGCGGCTGTCCGTCTCGATGTGAACGACGACGTAGAGATCGCCGTTCTCGCCTCCGCCCCGGCCGGGCGCGCCCTGGCCGCGCAGTTTCAGGCGCGAGCCTTCGCGGATGCCGCGGGGCAGGTTCACCTCGATGGTACGGGGCCCCGCTGCGCCGCTGAGGGTCATGTTCCGTTTCAGCGGCGCGGCCATCACGTCGGCCAGCGAAAGCGTGATCCGCACTTCGCTGTCTTCGCCGCGGGCCGCGCGGCCGCGGCCGCCGAAGAGGTCGCTGGCGCTGAAGCCCCGCGCGGGGCCACCCATGTTGCCGAAGATGGTCTGGAAGAACTCGCTGAAGCCGCCGCCGTCGCCGAACTCCATGTGCACGCCGCCGCCGGGGAATCCGCCGAAGCCCTGGAAACCGCCGCCCTGTCCGCCGAACTGCTGCGCGGCTTCCCAGTTGGGGCCGAGGGCGTCGTACTTCTGGCGCTTTTCCGGATCGTGCAGCACTTCGTACGCTTCGTTCACGTCCTTGTACTTCCGCTCCGCGCCGGGGGTCTTGTTCACGTCGGGATGGTACTTCTTCGCCAGCTTGCGGTACGCGCTCTTTATTTCCTGTTCCGTGGCGGTCTTGGACACGCCGAGAATTTCGTAATAGTCTTTGTAGGCTACGCTCATAGCCGGACACCTCCACTGGTCAGAGCGATTCTTTTATCGTCTAACCAAAGCTGACCATATTATATATTACTGGATTTCCTTTGTCCAGAGGAGGAAAACGAGACGTCGCGGAGCGAAACGGAAAGTTTTGGACAGAGCGCGCCGCTTGAGGTAAAATGAGAATGGAAAAATAAAGCGCCTCGCGGAGGAATGAGCATGGAGTTTTGGAAGATCAACGGCAACGGCAACGATTTCATCACGCTCGACATGCTGGCCGCGCAGAAATCGTCGGCCGAGCTGGCGAAACTGGCGCGACGCCTCTGCCGCCGCCGCGCCTCCATCGGCGCCGACGGGCTGCTGATCGTGGAGCCGTCCGCGAACGCGCATTTCCGCATGAGGCTGTTCAACGCCGACGGATCGGAGGCCGAAATGTGCGGCAACGGCGCGCGCTGTATCGCGCGCTTCGCCTGCGAGCGCGGCGTCGCGCCGGCCGAAATGACGTTCGAGACGCTGGCGGGCGTGATGCGCGCGCGCGTCGAGGGCAGCTTCGCCGAGATCGACCTGGGCGAGCAGTCGTTCGCGCCGGGCTGGATCGACCGGCCGCTGACGATGGACGGTGCGACGTTCCGCAGCTGTTTTCTGTGGGTGGGCGTGCCCCATCTCGTGCTGTTCGCATCGGAGGAGCTGAGCCGCGAGGACTGCCGGCGTATCGGCCGCGCGTTTCGTGCGGACGCGTCGCTGTTCCCGCAGGGCTGCAACGTGAACTTCGCGCGCCCCGTCGGACGCGGCGAGCTGACGGCCGTCACCT
This sequence is a window from Pyramidobacter sp. YE332. Protein-coding genes within it:
- a CDS encoding zinc metallopeptidase produces the protein MMPMLGLDWTMIILFPAILLAMWAQARVKNAFATYSRVHSRSGLTAREAARQILDSYGLSGVPIRQVGGQLTDHYDPRDRSLSLSEPVYDSTSIAAIGVAAHEVGHAVQHATGYAPLQIRNAVVPLLSLSSSAAMPLFFIGLLSASNMLMNIGILLFVGVLAFHLITLPVEFDASNRALKVLSTNGMMTRDEVGGARKVLNAAAMTYVSATLMAALQLVRLLALRNSRSRD
- a CDS encoding DUF6391 domain-containing protein, with amino-acid sequence MRFNPLWLMLLFLFLFSGGWILLMPLFLMMIVFCGGIFLAGASARGLTKAPRQIWDMLFDARVRANLTLCHAACNVLRRNGWPGLTGSASAAGFFIDGIDDENAVYEASVQALARLKNGEKSLRILPESPLFRVIAMGLSALSLVVLLAAAGSANAVSVVAAVVLSWFVAPYVAPFAQGIALSGSDVTGLQVQGAAFRVLTATALGGRFSSVERGVEVSTAAENVIEAEIVED
- a CDS encoding DnaJ C-terminal domain-containing protein, producing the protein MSVAYKDYYEILGVSKTATEQEIKSAYRKLAKKYHPDVNKTPGAERKYKDVNEAYEVLHDPEKRQKYDALGPNWEAAQQFGGQGGGFQGFGGFPGGGVHMEFGDGGGFSEFFQTIFGNMGGPARGFSASDLFGGRGRAARGEDSEVRITLSLADVMAAPLKRNMTLSGAAGPRTIEVNLPRGIREGSRLKLRGQGAPGRGGGENGDLYVVVHIETDSRFEISGYDLVTAVTVAPWDAVLGGTVSVPSPEGALKVKVPAGSQSGTRLRLHGKGLPMRGGSLRGDLYAVIGISVPQNVSSRERELWEQIRALHA
- a CDS encoding class II SORL domain-containing protein; its protein translation is MKIGELIQSGDWKGEKHVPVIEAPASVKAGETAHVMLSVGKEIAHPNTMEHYIAWIKLYFKGASSKFAVELGELTFDVHGDNATAPQGCLHVKLKESGTLIAVSYCNIHGLWESSAEIAVE
- a CDS encoding PASTA domain-containing protein, whose protein sequence is MGRTFRAALLVVLLCIIGSAAFISYKVFFSNPARSIPLLKGSSVIEAVQTLERMGIKARVEEEDSALPRGTVIGQWPEMGVKLRADKVAILKVSRGSEKLPLPDLRGLTEKQAVARLEEAGFVLGEVQKINHERPAGVVIAQNPAAPVSISQSREVGLLISLGPAAASGMVIVPDLVQRDEKTAEALARESSLRPRVEYVYSNSSPQGMVVSMNPAAGQRVARGADVHLRVASWDRKLAPQQDGGEKSGGGAKVIVVEPGIDPDTAAVQNRQGDGAAQTSPDDKKQPPAETKKKVASIRYQAPPVSNQTLVIELIDKEGEHTLVNRKAKAGEYIKINAPYVGEAVVTIYLGGNFVWQDRYN
- a CDS encoding RsmB/NOP family class I SAM-dependent RNA methyltransferase, whose protein sequence is MRGVEAAMYLWRQVSKGGIVSESLRALGDRVSPPDRTLAASLAYALVRRLSLWEHLRERFLLPRPEKFSKPVRAAVLTGAAGLTELEKFAPAVLISSLIEWTKARDPRGARVVNAVLRRVLEEGPAELARLRNDGRLDSLCLLSGVPLWVGERWRRDYGADEGRRLVEQNAGGSSLSLRLSPGAPRDLPQRLEEAGQIVAESPLPEGLRLADTALPSALPGYGEGWFTPQSESSILVGTEAADFEGTRLLDMCAGRGVKTGQIAQLRPDIAVEGWDLSKGRVAAGVREMERLKLSGRVVMRTGSALELEPLAAPDAILVDAPCSGSGTWRRHPEGKWRLSPESLTELAELQYRLLCRAFSLVKKGGKVVYSTCSLLAAENEEVVEKALRAFPEISERPLSADFGGIDRGRGRVLTPENPWTDGFYLAAFSK
- the dapF gene encoding diaminopimelate epimerase encodes the protein MEFWKINGNGNDFITLDMLAAQKSSAELAKLARRLCRRRASIGADGLLIVEPSANAHFRMRLFNADGSEAEMCGNGARCIARFACERGVAPAEMTFETLAGVMRARVEGSFAEIDLGEQSFAPGWIDRPLTMDGATFRSCFLWVGVPHLVLFASEELSREDCRRIGRAFRADASLFPQGCNVNFARPVGRGELTAVTYERGVEDLTDSCGTGGVAAALSASLLFGMDGPIEVHNPGGTNRVAFERLDETRFRAALGGNTAVVAKGELGPDA